AGGACGCCGTTCTCCCCCAGCAGGGCCAGGCTGTGCGAGGGTTTGAGCAGGCCGGCCACCAGGGGTTGGAAGTCGCGGCGGCGGACGCCGCGGGGCATGGCGAATTCGAGCTCCGTGCCGATCTTGGCGGTGCGGAAGAGCAGGTCCTTGTAATACAGGGCTCGCTCTTCGTCGAGGGTGTCGGGTCGGCGGAAGAAGATCGGTTCGGCCAAGGCTCTCCCTCGGGGTGTGAAAGTGGTGGCCGGCTGCTGTTCGTCTCGTCGGGGGTGGGCGTCGCTAGTCGCCGTTGTTGAGGAAGTCCACCTGGCCCGTGGCCAGGTTGTAGAATGCGCCGATCACGCTGAAGCGTCCCTCCTTGTGCAGCTTGTGCAGGATGGCGCTGCGGCGGGTGGCGTAGAAGGCGCTGTGCTTGACGTTCCACATCGCGGCGGCGTCGATCCAGTTATTGACGTTGTCGTCGCCGGGTCGGGTGGCGATCACGGCGGGCAGCAGCTTATGGATGATCGAATCCACGGAGGGCGATTCGCTGGAACCGGGGCTGCGGTAGGCCGCCACGGCGGCACCCAGGGCGCCGCAGTTGGTGTGCCCCAGTACGACGAGCAGGGGGCAGCCGGTGTGGGCGGCGGCGTATTCGATCGAGCCCAGGGTTACCGAATCGAGCAGGTTGCCGGCGTTGCGGCAGACAAAGAGGTCGCCCAGGCCGGCGTCGAAGATGTGTTCCGGCGGCACGCGGCTGTCGGCGCAGGTCAGGATGGTGGCGTAGGGACTCTGGCCCTGGGTCAGTTCGACCAGGCGCTCGGGACCCGTGCCCGAGCCGTAGCGGCGCTCGCCGGACAGGCTGCGTGCGTGGCCTTCCTTGAGCTTGAACAGGGCCTCGCCGGGACTAAGAGCAGTGGTGGTCATTGGTCACCTCCCTTCGGGTGGGGTTTAAAGGGGTCGGTTGGGTCCGCAGCGGGGGCGGTTGCCTCCCCGGGAGGTAAAGAGATGGGGGATGGCGGACCCGACCGATGGCGGAGCGCCCGCAGGCGCTCCGGAGCCGTACTCTAGGGAGCTAGAAGGTGAAGGTCAGCTCGGAGCCGCGGGCGTCGTCGCGGGCAGCGATCTTGACGTGGGGGTTCTTGCCCAGGTTCTTGCGCATCGCGGCGGCCATGACGTTCATGATCGGACAGGTGAAGGGATGCTCGACACCGGCCTTCTTCATGGCCTTGGAGAGGTTGTAGCCGTGGCAGCCGTCGACGTGGACCACGGCGTGGCCGTCGTCCTCCTCGGCGATCTCGATCTTGTCGGCGAAGCCGAACTCGTCGACGAACAGGCGGCCGACCTCGATGAGTTCCTCGTGGACGTTCTCGCCGCCGATCTCCAGGCCCATCTCCTTCTGCATGATCCCGAGCAGGTCGTCGCCCACGGTGTGCATCACGGCGTAGGACGACTCGCCGAACAGATCGTACAGACCCTTGGCCAGGCCCTCGATCACCAGCTTGTACATCCGCACCAGATTCCGTTTCTTTTGTTCTTCGGTAGCCACTTTCCGCTCCTTCCGTCGTTGGAGTGGTCGTTGCGCCCCGGCGGTGCCGGGCGTTGTTATCAGCTATCAATACTGCGCTTAGAGAACCTCGGCCAGTTTCTCGGCGGTCTTCTTGGCCACCATGCGCACGTTGCCCAGCACGGCGTCCTTGCTGACGGCTAAGCCGAGGTAGAAGTTGGTGTCGCCGATGAAGCGGCTCAAGACCCAGCCGCCGCCATGTTCGACCAGGTTCTCCTCCAGATCGGGCAGTTTGATCTCGGCCAAACTCTTGCGGACCAGGCTCATCACCAGGGCGAACTTGACCCCGTAGTTTTCCTGGGCTTCGGCGCTGATGTCGCCGGATTTGACCTGGGCGATGTGAATCCCGTCCATGCCGACGACGCCCATTGCCACCATGCCGTCGATGTCCTTGCCGGCGGCTTCGAGGATCTGTTGGGCTTGGGTAGGCATCTGTTCCTCCTTTGGCTTGACTTGCTGCGGATGATCACTATTTGTCGGCGTCCTTGTTCCGTTTACGCAACTGCTCCATCTCCTCCATGGCCTTACGCAGTTCCTCCTCGGCCAGGGCCTCGATGTCGATCGCGGTGCGCTTGCCGTTCTCGGACACCTGCTTCAGTTCTTTCTCGTCCGTCTTCTCCGGGGCGGTTTTTTCTGTGTCTTCGGCTTTGGTGCCGCTATCATCAGCGGCTGCATCCTCGTCGTCGGTGCTGGATGGCGCTTCATCAAGGCCTTCGATTGCCAGGTCGTCGATTTGCAGGGCCTCTTCCAGGCTCTCGGCCTTGAGGACGGATTCGG
Above is a window of Candidatus Coatesbacteria bacterium DNA encoding:
- a CDS encoding carbonic anhydrase is translated as MTTTALSPGEALFKLKEGHARSLSGERRYGSGTGPERLVELTQGQSPYATILTCADSRVPPEHIFDAGLGDLFVCRNAGNLLDSVTLGSIEYAAAHTGCPLLVVLGHTNCGALGAAVAAYRSPGSSESPSVDSIIHKLLPAVIATRPGDDNVNNWIDAAAMWNVKHSAFYATRRSAILHKLHKEGRFSVIGAFYNLATGQVDFLNNGD